TCTACCTGCTGGGCCGCACCGCCTTTCTCGAGCAGTCCACCAGTCTGGTTCAGTCCAGCCGGCTGCTGGGCTGCTCGCCCTGGCAGAGCTTTCGCCGGGTCAGCCTGCCCCTGGCCCGCCCGGCCATTGCCGTGGGCATGTCGCTGGTGGCGATGGAAACCCTGGCCGAGTTCGGCACCGTCAACTTCTTTGCGGTCAATACCCTGACCACGGCGGTGTATGACACCTGGCTGGGCTATGGCAGCCTGCAGGCGGCGGCCAAAATCTCCGCCATCATGCTGCTGGTGGTGATGGTGCTGCTGAGCCTGGAGCGCATGAGCCGCAAGCGCCAGCAGGTGTTTCAGAAGAGCATGGGCCATGAGCAGGAAACCGGCTACCGGCTGACCGGGGTGCGCAAGTGGGCGGCACTGGGCTTTTGCTGGAGCCTGGTGGCACTGGGCTTTCTGTTGCCCTTTGTTATTCTCTGCTACCACGCGGTGCGCTACTTTGACCGGGCCTGGAACGCCCGCTTTTTTGAATACAGCCTCAACAGCCTGCTGCTGTCGGCGGTGGTGGCGGTGCTGGCGCTGGCCATGGCACTGTTGCTGGGCATGACCCACCGGCTCAAGGGCAAGCGTCATACCGTGCTGCCGCTGCGGCTGGCATCCATGGGCTATGCCCTGCCGGGCACGGTGCTGGCCATTGGCGTGCTGGTGCCGCTCACCATGATGGACTTCGCCATCAACGACCTGGCGCTGTGGCTGGGCCTGCCCGAGCCCGGCCTGCTGCTGACCGGCACCATGACCGCCATTGCCTTTGGTTACCTGGTGCGTTTTGGCGCCATGGCCATCGGCGCGGTGGAGAGCAGCCTCAACAAGGTGTCGCCGTCCCTCGACATGGTGACCCAGACCATGGGCTATGGCCCGGCCGCCATGATCTGGCGGGTGCACCTGCCGCTCATTCGCAAGGGGATGCTGGCCGGGGCCCTGCTGGTGTTTATTGAGTGCATGAAGGAGCTGCCGGCGGCATTGCTGCTCAGGCCGTTCAACTTTCAGACCCTGGCCACCTATGTGTATCAGTTTGTGTCCGACGAGCAGCTGGAGCTGGGCGCCCTGCCCGCCATTGTGATCGTGCTGGTGGGGCTGATACCGCTGATTTTTCTGAACCGTTCACTGGAGCAGCATCACTGATGGCGGCACTGACGATTAACGACATTTGTTGCAGTTACAACGGCAAGCCGGTGCTGGATGGCCTGTCGCTGCAGGTGGAAAGCAACGAGATCATGTGTCTGCTGGGGGCCAGTGGCTGTGGCAAGACCACCCTGCTGAAGGCTGTGGCGGGGCTGTTGCCGGTCAGCGGCGGCGAAATTGCCATCAATGGTCAGCGGGTCAACGGCAACGGTCTGGCGGTGGTGCCGGAAGAGCGCAACATCGGCATGATCTTTCAGGATTACGCCCTGTTTCCCCACCTGAATGTGGCGCAGAACGTGGCCTTTGGCCTGCAGAGCAAGGAGCGCAACAAGGCGCTGATTAAAGCCCGGGTCGACGAGGTGCTGGAGCTGGTGAATCTGGCGGGGCTGGGTGAGCGCTATCCGCATCAGCTTTCCGGCGGCCAGCAACAGCGGGTGGCCATTGCCCGGGCGTTGATCTGCCGGCCGCAACTGATGCTGCTGGACGAGCCCTTTTCCAATATCGACACCCAGGTGCGCATGCGCCTGATTGGCGAAATTCGCAGCCTGCTCAAGGAGCAGGGTATCAGTGCCATTTTCGTGACCCACAGCAAGGAGGAGGCCTTTGCCTTTTCCGACAAGCTGGCGCTGTTCCGCCAGGGCCATATCGAGCAGGTGGGCCGGCCGCAAACCCTGTATCAGCATCCGCAGACGCCCTTTGTGGCGGACTTTCTCGGCCAGAGCAACTATGTGCCGGCCACGGTGCACGACAGCCATACCCTGGTCACCCCCATCGGTCCCATTGTCAGCCAGGCGGCCCTGGACGCCGAGCCCGGCAGCGAGGGCCGGCTGTTGCTGCGCCCGCGCCAGATTTGCCTGACCGAGGCGGAGCGGGGCAACGGCCGGGTGCTGGAGCAGCAGTTTCTCGGTGCCCATACCCGTTGCCTGGTGGAATGCCAGGGCCAGGTGCTGGAGGTGAGCATCAATGAGCCGTTGCCGGCGGTGAGCGGCGTGCAGGTGAGCGTGGCGCCCCATGCCCTGACCTTTTTTCCCGACCAGGCCGAACGCCGCCGGGAAGTGGCCTGAGTTCAGGGATTAGGGGGCAGGGATGGGTATCACGGCGTGGGCAGCTCCGGTGTTAATCGGGCAATGTCGTGTCGTCCCCGAACTCTGCTGTTCTGCCGACAAGGTGCGATGGATCGCTGACAGCGCCTGAACCGCCGTCTTATACTGGACT
The Oceanimonas pelagia genome window above contains:
- a CDS encoding ABC transporter permease, with the protein product MKRYGWTVSSWGIALALTLPVLALIVESLLPAEDIFRHLWASVLPAYIGNTFWLVLLVMGLSLLFGLPAAWLMAMCELPGRRLLQWALILPLAMPSYIVAFVYTDLLDYSGPVQLALRDWFGWQSATDYYFPPIRTLGGAALVMGLVLYPYVYLLGRTAFLEQSTSLVQSSRLLGCSPWQSFRRVSLPLARPAIAVGMSLVAMETLAEFGTVNFFAVNTLTTAVYDTWLGYGSLQAAAKISAIMLLVVMVLLSLERMSRKRQQVFQKSMGHEQETGYRLTGVRKWAALGFCWSLVALGFLLPFVILCYHAVRYFDRAWNARFFEYSLNSLLLSAVVAVLALAMALLLGMTHRLKGKRHTVLPLRLASMGYALPGTVLAIGVLVPLTMMDFAINDLALWLGLPEPGLLLTGTMTAIAFGYLVRFGAMAIGAVESSLNKVSPSLDMVTQTMGYGPAAMIWRVHLPLIRKGMLAGALLVFIECMKELPAALLLRPFNFQTLATYVYQFVSDEQLELGALPAIVIVLVGLIPLIFLNRSLEQHH
- a CDS encoding ABC transporter ATP-binding protein, which encodes MAALTINDICCSYNGKPVLDGLSLQVESNEIMCLLGASGCGKTTLLKAVAGLLPVSGGEIAINGQRVNGNGLAVVPEERNIGMIFQDYALFPHLNVAQNVAFGLQSKERNKALIKARVDEVLELVNLAGLGERYPHQLSGGQQQRVAIARALICRPQLMLLDEPFSNIDTQVRMRLIGEIRSLLKEQGISAIFVTHSKEEAFAFSDKLALFRQGHIEQVGRPQTLYQHPQTPFVADFLGQSNYVPATVHDSHTLVTPIGPIVSQAALDAEPGSEGRLLLRPRQICLTEAERGNGRVLEQQFLGAHTRCLVECQGQVLEVSINEPLPAVSGVQVSVAPHALTFFPDQAERRREVA